From the Heterodontus francisci isolate sHetFra1 unplaced genomic scaffold, sHetFra1.hap1 HAP1_SCAFFOLD_124, whole genome shotgun sequence genome, the window caatttaacaaaacaaggtaccctaaccccactctccaaaccctgccaccctcaccggaacaaatcacactggcatcttccttgtgatcacagtcagattgagccggcgatgaggaaggacagtcggccagagaagattcgcttccagtgcacttcacctcatccagccagataacaccgacaCCCTGAGAAAAAGTAGCTCCTCCAggggccaatagagcgtgaccacaacccagctgtctgcagacaacattggcatcggacaaatcccaggagtcatcacaaaccgtgccccagctgttattgcacaatatctccactctcccagagcagttggtgttacctccaaacaggcgcaaccaatgtccagaatctggcaaagagaatcaattattattattgatgtagtataagacaggagtacaagtcagatagttggtataataaagaggaagtagcacctggtgaaagtacatgtttacaatcatattctcgaatgcagtcctctgatcgatggagctgctcctcagttacttttgcttctgttgagaagagaaacatgctgactgtatcagccaccaatgtttgaaatgacactcacaGATTGAgacgtttgttgtgttacctgaacaaataacaccagcatcctccctgtgttcacagttgtgtttcccccacggttctgtttgacactgccaaaggaacgattcgtgtgaaatacactccatcccatcgagccaaatgggtccagatccttctccgaatgacagagtgtaataatcgatagaactgaggggaccgcactgtaactgtttacagatcacttctgcatcaggtccatcaagtgtatccgagcacactgttccccaggtgccattgtagaacacttccactctcccctcacagcgatgcttcccattcaccagccgcagctctttgtgctctgtcaatgacacaagaaatatccagatagttagattgataactcgttgtatgttcatactgcacagctcaacacatgctgcaccagttgtgttcactgatttccggTAAGTATTcaagaaaagcgatagaaaaacaccggCAGCCCATAATGtattaaagaataatcaacacggattgaacaacagaaagacaaacaacgttactgAATTGTTTTCAGACgttacagaaagataacggggATAATGCAGTCGACGCAACATGCATGTTTTTTTCAGAAGGCCTCCGACAAGGAACCACATCGTgagatcatgactggggtcagagcatgtgaagtcaagagatcagtggaagaatagtATAAGACGAGCTACAAAGCACACTGTCGGGTTtaaatgtggtaacccagaatggcggaaggtgggaagtcgtgttccacaggtctggggtcactgctgctcaatatTTACAAAAACGATTTTGACTTAGACAAGGGAGACATGATTTCAAAATttcagatgacagcaatttggggatatagttaacactaagaacaACAAATACGAAATACGGAAGACGTTAGTAAAAGAGCCGAATGGGCaaacaattgccaaatgagttgaatacagataagtctaaggtggtcagtgttgataggaagaataaagaggcaacGTACTTCTTGTAAAATAAGGATTAAAATGATGTATAacagcaaagagacctcgggatatAGGGGCACTAATCACTTATAAAGTGACAGAAACCGaagctagtgatcataaatatTGGATGATCATGAACAAATCTAATAAGATATTCAGGAGAATTATTTTTTTTAGctcggagtggtttgaattttgaattccgaacacatgcaattgttgaaGTGATGAGCGTCGATGCCTTCAAGGTAAAGCTGTATAGGTACATGAAGAAGAAAGAAGTAggcggatatgcaaagagggttagatgcagtgATATGGGGCGATACTCGTGGGCagcataaacaccacattgaccagtaaggccgaatggccagattctgtgctgtccattgtatgtaattcgatgtcatatc encodes:
- the LOC137359224 gene encoding deleted in malignant brain tumors 1 protein-like produces the protein MECISHESFLWQCQTEPWGKHNCEHREDAGVICSEAKVTEEQLHRSEDCIREYDCKHVLSPDSGHWLRLFGGNTNCSGRVEILCNNSWGTVCDDSWDLSDANVVCRQLGCGHALLAPGGATFSQGVGVIWLDEVKCTGSESSLADCPSSSCYVHVLIDWNILLPHRIFQMVQFKFR